Proteins encoded within one genomic window of Anopheles gambiae chromosome 3, idAnoGambNW_F1_1, whole genome shotgun sequence:
- the LOC1275569 gene encoding sodium/hydrogen exchanger 7 isoform X7: MFRRRAAKSATSHQQRSRYRFLPAVVLLVLAQWCLLDAVVTAESTDIELDAKANKIHQIDSLNLLLYTFLLTLTVLTIWLFKHRRVSWLHETGLAVIYGLIVGAIIRYAGTTTPIIHVSVEAEPDAKFNQSLPPDTLWLKFPGNLPHGSDQPVKANKTYTYSFRGELGNVEENEIDLKATFDPEVFFNIILPPIIFHAGYSLKRKYFFRNLGAILMFAIIGTTLSAFLIGALMYGFVQLMPKLKSSFTFLDTLYFGALISPTDPLTILAIFSDMHVDVNLYALVFGESVLNDAVAIVLSGAIQNYGEHYSSNGEFEGHAFLRSLGDFFSVFAFSLLIGASMGCVTAMMTKFTRIRDFPLLESALFVLMSYSTFLIAEAAELTGVVAVLFCGICQAHYTYNNLSDDSRTRTKQIFELLNFLAENFIFSYIGVSMFTFPKHHFDPLFIFTGFMCAAIGRAVNIYPLSALLNIARKPKISWNFQHMLFFAGLRGAMSFALAIRNTVSDARQAMLTTTSLIVITTVIIQGGAANFLLNWLNIPVGVDDETEVLPYQGVRSVYNSMENTAGSIDVGLNLSQLQVNRRASSLDLENPDSEGATTPGGTRRGHEKAVLARLWGNFDSRYMKPLLTHSRPTLLETLPVCLSPLARLLTTTEQLTQDGPTRRSDSDSDLCIDDDDRASRGGPADGTGRRNSINRKRTV, from the exons ATGTTTAGGCGGCGTGCGGCGAAATCGGCCACCAGCCACCAGCAGCGCTCCCGGTACCGGTTCCTGCCCgccgtggtgctgctggtgctcgcCCAATGGTGCCTGCTGGATGCGGTCGTTACGGCCGAATCGACCGACATCGAGCTCGATGCgaaggcaaacaaaatccATCAGATCGATTCGCTCAATCTGTTGCTTTACACCTTCCTGCTAACTTTGACGGTGCTAACGATATGGCTGTTCAAACATCGGCGCGTCTCCTGGCTCCATGAGACGGGGCTGGCCGTGATTTACG GCCTCATCGTGGGAGCCATCATCCGCTACGccggcaccaccaccccaaTCATACACGTTTCGGTGGAAGCGGAACCGGATGCCAAGTTCAACCAGAGCCTCCCACCGGACACGCTGTGGCTCAAGTTTCCGGGCAATCTTCCGCACGGTTCCGACCAGCCGGTAAAGGCGAACAAAACGTACACGTACAGCTTTCGGGGCGAGCTGGGCAATGTGGAGGAGAACGAGATCGACCTGAAAGCCACCTTTGATCCGGAAGTGTTCTTCAACATCATCCTGCCGCCGATCATTTTCCACGCCGGGTACAGCTTGAAGCGG aAATACTTTTTCCGCAACCTTGGTGCTATTTTAATGTTTGCCATCATCGGCACCACACTGTCGGCGTTTTTGATCGGTGCGCTGATGTACGGTTTCGTGCAGCTGATGCCGAAGCTCAAGTCGAGCTTCACCTTTCTGGACACGCTTTACTTCGGGGCACTGATTTCACCGACCGATCCGCTTACGATACTGGCCATCTTTAGCGATATGCATGTGGACGTGAATCTGTACGCGCTCGTGTTCGGCGAGAGTGTACTGAACGATGCCGTTGCGATCGTGCTAAGTGG CGCTATCCAAAACTATGGCGAACATTACTCGAGCAACGGCGAGTTTGAAGGGCACGCGTTTCTCCGCTCGCTGGGCGATTTCTTCAGCGTGTTTGCGTTCTCGCTGCTGATCGGCGCCTCGATGGGTTGCGTGACGGCAATGATGACCAAGTTCACGCGGATACGAGACTTTCCGCTGCTCGAGTCGGCCCTGTTTGTGCTGATGTCGTACAGTACATTTTTGATCGCCGAAGCGGCCGAGCTAACAG GAGTGGTCGCGGTACTATTCTGCGGCATCTGCCAAGCGCACTACACGTACAACAACCTGTCCGATGATTCCCGCACGCGCACGAAGCAGATATTTGAGCTGCTTAACTTCCTGGCCGAAAACTTCATCTTCTCGTACATCGGCGTGTCCATGTTCACCTTCCCGAAGCACCACTTTGATCCGCTGTTTATTTTTACCGGTTTT ATGTGTGCGGCTATAGGGCGTGCTGTAAATATTTATCCCCTGTCAGCCCTACTAAATATAGCTAGAAAGCCAAAGATTTCGTGGAACTTCCAGCACATGCTGTTCTTTGCCG GCCTACGAGGTGCCATGTCCTTTGCACTGGCGATTCGCAACACGGTTTCCGACGCAAGGCAGGCAATGTTAACGACCACGTCGCTCATTGTCATTACGACCGTGATCATCCAGGGTGGGGCAGCCAACTTTCTGCTCAACTGGTTAAATATTCC TGTTGGTGTTGATGATGAAACAGAAGTTCTACCCTACCAAGGCGTCCGAAGC gtgtaCAATTCGATGGAGAACACAGCTGGG TCGATCGACGTTGGTTTAAACCTTAGCCAACTGCAAGTTAATAGGAGGGCAAGTTCTCTG GATTTGGAAAATCCGGACAGTGAGGGTGCCACCACACCGGGAGGCACAAGGAGGGGCCACGAAAAGGCCGTTTTAGCTCGGCTGTGGGGCAATTTCGACTCAAG GTACATGAAACCCCTGCTAACCCACTCGCGTCCAACATTGCTCGAGACGCTACCCGTTTGCTTGAGCCCGCTGGCTCGTCTGCTTACCACCACCGAACAACTAACACAG GACGGGCCAACGCGTCGCTCGGACTCCGATTCCGATCTGTgcatcgacgacgacgatcgtGCGTCGCGCGGCGGTCCCGCCGACGGTACCGGCCGAAGGAATTCAATCAATCGC AAACGTACTGTTTAA
- the LOC1275569 gene encoding sodium/hydrogen exchanger 6 isoform X1 — protein sequence MFRRRAAKSATSHQQRSRYRFLPAVVLLVLAQWCLLDAVVTAESTDIELDAKANKIHQIDSLNLLLYTFLLTLTVLTIWLFKHRRVSWLHETGLAVIYGLIVGAIIRYAGTTTPIIHVSVEAEPDAKFNQSLPPDTLWLKFPGNLPHGSDQPVKANKTYTYSFRGELGNVEENEIDLKATFDPEVFFNIILPPIIFHAGYSLKRKYFFRNLGAILMFAIIGTTLSAFLIGALMYGFVQLMPKLKSSFTFLDTLYFGALISPTDPLTILAIFSDMHVDVNLYALVFGESVLNDAVAIVLSGAIQNYGEHYSSNGEFEGHAFLRSLGDFFSVFAFSLLIGASMGCVTAMMTKFTRIRDFPLLESALFVLMSYSTFLIAEAAELTGVVAVLFCGICQAHYTYNNLSDDSRTRTKQIFELLNFLAENFIFSYIGVSMFTFPKHHFDPLFIFTGFMCAAIGRAVNIYPLSALLNIARKPKISWNFQHMLFFAGLRGAMSFALAIRNTVSDARQAMLTTTSLIVITTVIIQGGAANFLLNWLNIPVGVDDETEVLPYQGVRSVYNSMENTAGSIDVGLNLSQLQVNRRASSLDLENPDSEGATTPGGTRRGHEKAVLARLWGNFDSRYMKPLLTHSRPTLLETLPVCLSPLARLLTTTEQLTQDGPTRRSDSDSDLCIDDDDRASRGGPADGTGRRNSINRLEIMDDSDHGTFRVSSSSNIANRIIQQGRRASGKIFHF from the exons ATGTTTAGGCGGCGTGCGGCGAAATCGGCCACCAGCCACCAGCAGCGCTCCCGGTACCGGTTCCTGCCCgccgtggtgctgctggtgctcgcCCAATGGTGCCTGCTGGATGCGGTCGTTACGGCCGAATCGACCGACATCGAGCTCGATGCgaaggcaaacaaaatccATCAGATCGATTCGCTCAATCTGTTGCTTTACACCTTCCTGCTAACTTTGACGGTGCTAACGATATGGCTGTTCAAACATCGGCGCGTCTCCTGGCTCCATGAGACGGGGCTGGCCGTGATTTACG GCCTCATCGTGGGAGCCATCATCCGCTACGccggcaccaccaccccaaTCATACACGTTTCGGTGGAAGCGGAACCGGATGCCAAGTTCAACCAGAGCCTCCCACCGGACACGCTGTGGCTCAAGTTTCCGGGCAATCTTCCGCACGGTTCCGACCAGCCGGTAAAGGCGAACAAAACGTACACGTACAGCTTTCGGGGCGAGCTGGGCAATGTGGAGGAGAACGAGATCGACCTGAAAGCCACCTTTGATCCGGAAGTGTTCTTCAACATCATCCTGCCGCCGATCATTTTCCACGCCGGGTACAGCTTGAAGCGG aAATACTTTTTCCGCAACCTTGGTGCTATTTTAATGTTTGCCATCATCGGCACCACACTGTCGGCGTTTTTGATCGGTGCGCTGATGTACGGTTTCGTGCAGCTGATGCCGAAGCTCAAGTCGAGCTTCACCTTTCTGGACACGCTTTACTTCGGGGCACTGATTTCACCGACCGATCCGCTTACGATACTGGCCATCTTTAGCGATATGCATGTGGACGTGAATCTGTACGCGCTCGTGTTCGGCGAGAGTGTACTGAACGATGCCGTTGCGATCGTGCTAAGTGG CGCTATCCAAAACTATGGCGAACATTACTCGAGCAACGGCGAGTTTGAAGGGCACGCGTTTCTCCGCTCGCTGGGCGATTTCTTCAGCGTGTTTGCGTTCTCGCTGCTGATCGGCGCCTCGATGGGTTGCGTGACGGCAATGATGACCAAGTTCACGCGGATACGAGACTTTCCGCTGCTCGAGTCGGCCCTGTTTGTGCTGATGTCGTACAGTACATTTTTGATCGCCGAAGCGGCCGAGCTAACAG GAGTGGTCGCGGTACTATTCTGCGGCATCTGCCAAGCGCACTACACGTACAACAACCTGTCCGATGATTCCCGCACGCGCACGAAGCAGATATTTGAGCTGCTTAACTTCCTGGCCGAAAACTTCATCTTCTCGTACATCGGCGTGTCCATGTTCACCTTCCCGAAGCACCACTTTGATCCGCTGTTTATTTTTACCGGTTTT ATGTGTGCGGCTATAGGGCGTGCTGTAAATATTTATCCCCTGTCAGCCCTACTAAATATAGCTAGAAAGCCAAAGATTTCGTGGAACTTCCAGCACATGCTGTTCTTTGCCG GCCTACGAGGTGCCATGTCCTTTGCACTGGCGATTCGCAACACGGTTTCCGACGCAAGGCAGGCAATGTTAACGACCACGTCGCTCATTGTCATTACGACCGTGATCATCCAGGGTGGGGCAGCCAACTTTCTGCTCAACTGGTTAAATATTCC TGTTGGTGTTGATGATGAAACAGAAGTTCTACCCTACCAAGGCGTCCGAAGC gtgtaCAATTCGATGGAGAACACAGCTGGG TCGATCGACGTTGGTTTAAACCTTAGCCAACTGCAAGTTAATAGGAGGGCAAGTTCTCTG GATTTGGAAAATCCGGACAGTGAGGGTGCCACCACACCGGGAGGCACAAGGAGGGGCCACGAAAAGGCCGTTTTAGCTCGGCTGTGGGGCAATTTCGACTCAAG GTACATGAAACCCCTGCTAACCCACTCGCGTCCAACATTGCTCGAGACGCTACCCGTTTGCTTGAGCCCGCTGGCTCGTCTGCTTACCACCACCGAACAACTAACACAG GACGGGCCAACGCGTCGCTCGGACTCCGATTCCGATCTGTgcatcgacgacgacgatcgtGCGTCGCGCGGCGGTCCCGCCGACGGTACCGGCCGAAGGAATTCAATCAATCGC CTAGAAATCATGGACGACAGTGATCATGGGACGTTCCGTGTCTCTTCCTCTAGCAACATTGCTAACCGCATCATACAGCAGGGAAGAAGAGCTAGTGGaaaaatattccatttttAA
- the LOC1275569 gene encoding sodium/hydrogen exchanger 6 isoform X2 — protein MFRRRAAKSATSHQQRSRYRFLPAVVLLVLAQWCLLDAVVTAESTDIELDAKANKIHQIDSLNLLLYTFLLTLTVLTIWLFKHRRVSWLHETGLAVIYGLIVGAIIRYAGTTTPIIHVSVEAEPDAKFNQSLPPDTLWLKFPGNLPHGSDQPVKANKTYTYSFRGELGNVEENEIDLKATFDPEVFFNIILPPIIFHAGYSLKRKYFFRNLGAILMFAIIGTTLSAFLIGALMYGFVQLMPKLKSSFTFLDTLYFGALISPTDPLTILAIFSDMHVDVNLYALVFGESVLNDAVAIVLSGAIQNYGEHYSSNGEFEGHAFLRSLGDFFSVFAFSLLIGASMGCVTAMMTKFTRIRDFPLLESALFVLMSYSTFLIAEAAELTGVVAVLFCGICQAHYTYNNLSDDSRTRTKQIFELLNFLAENFIFSYIGVSMFTFPKHHFDPLFIFTGFMCAAIGRAVNIYPLSALLNIARKPKISWNFQHMLFFAGLRGAMSFALAIRNTVSDARQAMLTTTSLIVITTVIIQGGAANFLLNWLNIPVGVDDETEVLPYQGVRSSIDVGLNLSQLQVNRRASSLDLENPDSEGATTPGGTRRGHEKAVLARLWGNFDSRYMKPLLTHSRPTLLETLPVCLSPLARLLTTTEQLTQDGPTRRSDSDSDLCIDDDDRASRGGPADGTGRRNSINRLEIMDDSDHGTFRVSSSSNIANRIIQQGRRASGKIFHF, from the exons ATGTTTAGGCGGCGTGCGGCGAAATCGGCCACCAGCCACCAGCAGCGCTCCCGGTACCGGTTCCTGCCCgccgtggtgctgctggtgctcgcCCAATGGTGCCTGCTGGATGCGGTCGTTACGGCCGAATCGACCGACATCGAGCTCGATGCgaaggcaaacaaaatccATCAGATCGATTCGCTCAATCTGTTGCTTTACACCTTCCTGCTAACTTTGACGGTGCTAACGATATGGCTGTTCAAACATCGGCGCGTCTCCTGGCTCCATGAGACGGGGCTGGCCGTGATTTACG GCCTCATCGTGGGAGCCATCATCCGCTACGccggcaccaccaccccaaTCATACACGTTTCGGTGGAAGCGGAACCGGATGCCAAGTTCAACCAGAGCCTCCCACCGGACACGCTGTGGCTCAAGTTTCCGGGCAATCTTCCGCACGGTTCCGACCAGCCGGTAAAGGCGAACAAAACGTACACGTACAGCTTTCGGGGCGAGCTGGGCAATGTGGAGGAGAACGAGATCGACCTGAAAGCCACCTTTGATCCGGAAGTGTTCTTCAACATCATCCTGCCGCCGATCATTTTCCACGCCGGGTACAGCTTGAAGCGG aAATACTTTTTCCGCAACCTTGGTGCTATTTTAATGTTTGCCATCATCGGCACCACACTGTCGGCGTTTTTGATCGGTGCGCTGATGTACGGTTTCGTGCAGCTGATGCCGAAGCTCAAGTCGAGCTTCACCTTTCTGGACACGCTTTACTTCGGGGCACTGATTTCACCGACCGATCCGCTTACGATACTGGCCATCTTTAGCGATATGCATGTGGACGTGAATCTGTACGCGCTCGTGTTCGGCGAGAGTGTACTGAACGATGCCGTTGCGATCGTGCTAAGTGG CGCTATCCAAAACTATGGCGAACATTACTCGAGCAACGGCGAGTTTGAAGGGCACGCGTTTCTCCGCTCGCTGGGCGATTTCTTCAGCGTGTTTGCGTTCTCGCTGCTGATCGGCGCCTCGATGGGTTGCGTGACGGCAATGATGACCAAGTTCACGCGGATACGAGACTTTCCGCTGCTCGAGTCGGCCCTGTTTGTGCTGATGTCGTACAGTACATTTTTGATCGCCGAAGCGGCCGAGCTAACAG GAGTGGTCGCGGTACTATTCTGCGGCATCTGCCAAGCGCACTACACGTACAACAACCTGTCCGATGATTCCCGCACGCGCACGAAGCAGATATTTGAGCTGCTTAACTTCCTGGCCGAAAACTTCATCTTCTCGTACATCGGCGTGTCCATGTTCACCTTCCCGAAGCACCACTTTGATCCGCTGTTTATTTTTACCGGTTTT ATGTGTGCGGCTATAGGGCGTGCTGTAAATATTTATCCCCTGTCAGCCCTACTAAATATAGCTAGAAAGCCAAAGATTTCGTGGAACTTCCAGCACATGCTGTTCTTTGCCG GCCTACGAGGTGCCATGTCCTTTGCACTGGCGATTCGCAACACGGTTTCCGACGCAAGGCAGGCAATGTTAACGACCACGTCGCTCATTGTCATTACGACCGTGATCATCCAGGGTGGGGCAGCCAACTTTCTGCTCAACTGGTTAAATATTCC TGTTGGTGTTGATGATGAAACAGAAGTTCTACCCTACCAAGGCGTCCGAAGC TCGATCGACGTTGGTTTAAACCTTAGCCAACTGCAAGTTAATAGGAGGGCAAGTTCTCTG GATTTGGAAAATCCGGACAGTGAGGGTGCCACCACACCGGGAGGCACAAGGAGGGGCCACGAAAAGGCCGTTTTAGCTCGGCTGTGGGGCAATTTCGACTCAAG GTACATGAAACCCCTGCTAACCCACTCGCGTCCAACATTGCTCGAGACGCTACCCGTTTGCTTGAGCCCGCTGGCTCGTCTGCTTACCACCACCGAACAACTAACACAG GACGGGCCAACGCGTCGCTCGGACTCCGATTCCGATCTGTgcatcgacgacgacgatcgtGCGTCGCGCGGCGGTCCCGCCGACGGTACCGGCCGAAGGAATTCAATCAATCGC CTAGAAATCATGGACGACAGTGATCATGGGACGTTCCGTGTCTCTTCCTCTAGCAACATTGCTAACCGCATCATACAGCAGGGAAGAAGAGCTAGTGGaaaaatattccatttttAA
- the LOC1275569 gene encoding sodium/hydrogen exchanger 7 isoform X6 — translation MFRRRAAKSATSHQQRSRYRFLPAVVLLVLAQWCLLDAVVTAESTDIELDAKANKIHQIDSLNLLLYTFLLTLTVLTIWLFKHRRVSWLHETGLAVIYGLIVGAIIRYAGTTTPIIHVSVEAEPDAKFNQSLPPDTLWLKFPGNLPHGSDQPVKANKTYTYSFRGELGNVEENEIDLKATFDPEVFFNIILPPIIFHAGYSLKRKYFFRNLGAILMFAIIGTTLSAFLIGALMYGFVQLMPKLKSSFTFLDTLYFGALISPTDPLTILAIFSDMHVDVNLYALVFGESVLNDAVAIVLSGAIQNYGEHYSSNGEFEGHAFLRSLGDFFSVFAFSLLIGASMGCVTAMMTKFTRIRDFPLLESALFVLMSYSTFLIAEAAELTGVVAVLFCGICQAHYTYNNLSDDSRTRTKQIFELLNFLAENFIFSYIGVSMFTFPKHHFDPLFIFTGFMCAAIGRAVNIYPLSALLNIARKPKISWNFQHMLFFAGLRGAMSFALAIRNTVSDARQAMLTTTSLIVITTVIIQGGAANFLLNWLNIPVGVDDETEVLPYQGVRSVYNSMENTAGSIDVGLNLSQLQVNRRASSLDLENPDSEGATTPGGTRRGHEKAVLARLWGNFDSRYMKPLLTHSRPTLLETLPVCLSPLARLLTTTEQLTQDGPTRRSDSDSDLCIDDDDRASRGGPADGTGRRNSINRQKRTV, via the exons ATGTTTAGGCGGCGTGCGGCGAAATCGGCCACCAGCCACCAGCAGCGCTCCCGGTACCGGTTCCTGCCCgccgtggtgctgctggtgctcgcCCAATGGTGCCTGCTGGATGCGGTCGTTACGGCCGAATCGACCGACATCGAGCTCGATGCgaaggcaaacaaaatccATCAGATCGATTCGCTCAATCTGTTGCTTTACACCTTCCTGCTAACTTTGACGGTGCTAACGATATGGCTGTTCAAACATCGGCGCGTCTCCTGGCTCCATGAGACGGGGCTGGCCGTGATTTACG GCCTCATCGTGGGAGCCATCATCCGCTACGccggcaccaccaccccaaTCATACACGTTTCGGTGGAAGCGGAACCGGATGCCAAGTTCAACCAGAGCCTCCCACCGGACACGCTGTGGCTCAAGTTTCCGGGCAATCTTCCGCACGGTTCCGACCAGCCGGTAAAGGCGAACAAAACGTACACGTACAGCTTTCGGGGCGAGCTGGGCAATGTGGAGGAGAACGAGATCGACCTGAAAGCCACCTTTGATCCGGAAGTGTTCTTCAACATCATCCTGCCGCCGATCATTTTCCACGCCGGGTACAGCTTGAAGCGG aAATACTTTTTCCGCAACCTTGGTGCTATTTTAATGTTTGCCATCATCGGCACCACACTGTCGGCGTTTTTGATCGGTGCGCTGATGTACGGTTTCGTGCAGCTGATGCCGAAGCTCAAGTCGAGCTTCACCTTTCTGGACACGCTTTACTTCGGGGCACTGATTTCACCGACCGATCCGCTTACGATACTGGCCATCTTTAGCGATATGCATGTGGACGTGAATCTGTACGCGCTCGTGTTCGGCGAGAGTGTACTGAACGATGCCGTTGCGATCGTGCTAAGTGG CGCTATCCAAAACTATGGCGAACATTACTCGAGCAACGGCGAGTTTGAAGGGCACGCGTTTCTCCGCTCGCTGGGCGATTTCTTCAGCGTGTTTGCGTTCTCGCTGCTGATCGGCGCCTCGATGGGTTGCGTGACGGCAATGATGACCAAGTTCACGCGGATACGAGACTTTCCGCTGCTCGAGTCGGCCCTGTTTGTGCTGATGTCGTACAGTACATTTTTGATCGCCGAAGCGGCCGAGCTAACAG GAGTGGTCGCGGTACTATTCTGCGGCATCTGCCAAGCGCACTACACGTACAACAACCTGTCCGATGATTCCCGCACGCGCACGAAGCAGATATTTGAGCTGCTTAACTTCCTGGCCGAAAACTTCATCTTCTCGTACATCGGCGTGTCCATGTTCACCTTCCCGAAGCACCACTTTGATCCGCTGTTTATTTTTACCGGTTTT ATGTGTGCGGCTATAGGGCGTGCTGTAAATATTTATCCCCTGTCAGCCCTACTAAATATAGCTAGAAAGCCAAAGATTTCGTGGAACTTCCAGCACATGCTGTTCTTTGCCG GCCTACGAGGTGCCATGTCCTTTGCACTGGCGATTCGCAACACGGTTTCCGACGCAAGGCAGGCAATGTTAACGACCACGTCGCTCATTGTCATTACGACCGTGATCATCCAGGGTGGGGCAGCCAACTTTCTGCTCAACTGGTTAAATATTCC TGTTGGTGTTGATGATGAAACAGAAGTTCTACCCTACCAAGGCGTCCGAAGC gtgtaCAATTCGATGGAGAACACAGCTGGG TCGATCGACGTTGGTTTAAACCTTAGCCAACTGCAAGTTAATAGGAGGGCAAGTTCTCTG GATTTGGAAAATCCGGACAGTGAGGGTGCCACCACACCGGGAGGCACAAGGAGGGGCCACGAAAAGGCCGTTTTAGCTCGGCTGTGGGGCAATTTCGACTCAAG GTACATGAAACCCCTGCTAACCCACTCGCGTCCAACATTGCTCGAGACGCTACCCGTTTGCTTGAGCCCGCTGGCTCGTCTGCTTACCACCACCGAACAACTAACACAG GACGGGCCAACGCGTCGCTCGGACTCCGATTCCGATCTGTgcatcgacgacgacgatcgtGCGTCGCGCGGCGGTCCCGCCGACGGTACCGGCCGAAGGAATTCAATCAATCGC CAGAAACGTACTGTTTAA
- the LOC1275569 gene encoding sodium/hydrogen exchanger 6 isoform X4, protein MFRRRAAKSATSHQQRSRYRFLPAVVLLVLAQWCLLDAVVTAESTDIELDAKANKIHQIDSLNLLLYTFLLTLTVLTIWLFKHRRVSWLHETGLAVIYGLIVGAIIRYAGTTTPIIHVSVEAEPDAKFNQSLPPDTLWLKFPGNLPHGSDQPVKANKTYTYSFRGELGNVEENEIDLKATFDPEVFFNIILPPIIFHAGYSLKRKYFFRNLGAILMFAIIGTTLSAFLIGALMYGFVQLMPKLKSSFTFLDTLYFGALISPTDPLTILAIFSDMHVDVNLYALVFGESVLNDAVAIVLSGAIQNYGEHYSSNGEFEGHAFLRSLGDFFSVFAFSLLIGASMGCVTAMMTKFTRIRDFPLLESALFVLMSYSTFLIAEAAELTGVVAVLFCGICQAHYTYNNLSDDSRTRTKQIFELLNFLAENFIFSYIGVSMFTFPKHHFDPLFIFTGFMCAAIGRAVNIYPLSALLNIARKPKISWNFQHMLFFAGLRGAMSFALAIRNTVSDARQAMLTTTSLIVITTVIIQGGAANFLLNWLNIPVGVDDETEVLPYQGVRSVYNSMENTAGDLENPDSEGATTPGGTRRGHEKAVLARLWGNFDSRYMKPLLTHSRPTLLETLPVCLSPLARLLTTTEQLTQDGPTRRSDSDSDLCIDDDDRASRGGPADGTGRRNSINRLEIMDDSDHGTFRVSSSSNIANRIIQQGRRASGKIFHF, encoded by the exons ATGTTTAGGCGGCGTGCGGCGAAATCGGCCACCAGCCACCAGCAGCGCTCCCGGTACCGGTTCCTGCCCgccgtggtgctgctggtgctcgcCCAATGGTGCCTGCTGGATGCGGTCGTTACGGCCGAATCGACCGACATCGAGCTCGATGCgaaggcaaacaaaatccATCAGATCGATTCGCTCAATCTGTTGCTTTACACCTTCCTGCTAACTTTGACGGTGCTAACGATATGGCTGTTCAAACATCGGCGCGTCTCCTGGCTCCATGAGACGGGGCTGGCCGTGATTTACG GCCTCATCGTGGGAGCCATCATCCGCTACGccggcaccaccaccccaaTCATACACGTTTCGGTGGAAGCGGAACCGGATGCCAAGTTCAACCAGAGCCTCCCACCGGACACGCTGTGGCTCAAGTTTCCGGGCAATCTTCCGCACGGTTCCGACCAGCCGGTAAAGGCGAACAAAACGTACACGTACAGCTTTCGGGGCGAGCTGGGCAATGTGGAGGAGAACGAGATCGACCTGAAAGCCACCTTTGATCCGGAAGTGTTCTTCAACATCATCCTGCCGCCGATCATTTTCCACGCCGGGTACAGCTTGAAGCGG aAATACTTTTTCCGCAACCTTGGTGCTATTTTAATGTTTGCCATCATCGGCACCACACTGTCGGCGTTTTTGATCGGTGCGCTGATGTACGGTTTCGTGCAGCTGATGCCGAAGCTCAAGTCGAGCTTCACCTTTCTGGACACGCTTTACTTCGGGGCACTGATTTCACCGACCGATCCGCTTACGATACTGGCCATCTTTAGCGATATGCATGTGGACGTGAATCTGTACGCGCTCGTGTTCGGCGAGAGTGTACTGAACGATGCCGTTGCGATCGTGCTAAGTGG CGCTATCCAAAACTATGGCGAACATTACTCGAGCAACGGCGAGTTTGAAGGGCACGCGTTTCTCCGCTCGCTGGGCGATTTCTTCAGCGTGTTTGCGTTCTCGCTGCTGATCGGCGCCTCGATGGGTTGCGTGACGGCAATGATGACCAAGTTCACGCGGATACGAGACTTTCCGCTGCTCGAGTCGGCCCTGTTTGTGCTGATGTCGTACAGTACATTTTTGATCGCCGAAGCGGCCGAGCTAACAG GAGTGGTCGCGGTACTATTCTGCGGCATCTGCCAAGCGCACTACACGTACAACAACCTGTCCGATGATTCCCGCACGCGCACGAAGCAGATATTTGAGCTGCTTAACTTCCTGGCCGAAAACTTCATCTTCTCGTACATCGGCGTGTCCATGTTCACCTTCCCGAAGCACCACTTTGATCCGCTGTTTATTTTTACCGGTTTT ATGTGTGCGGCTATAGGGCGTGCTGTAAATATTTATCCCCTGTCAGCCCTACTAAATATAGCTAGAAAGCCAAAGATTTCGTGGAACTTCCAGCACATGCTGTTCTTTGCCG GCCTACGAGGTGCCATGTCCTTTGCACTGGCGATTCGCAACACGGTTTCCGACGCAAGGCAGGCAATGTTAACGACCACGTCGCTCATTGTCATTACGACCGTGATCATCCAGGGTGGGGCAGCCAACTTTCTGCTCAACTGGTTAAATATTCC TGTTGGTGTTGATGATGAAACAGAAGTTCTACCCTACCAAGGCGTCCGAAGC gtgtaCAATTCGATGGAGAACACAGCTGGG GATTTGGAAAATCCGGACAGTGAGGGTGCCACCACACCGGGAGGCACAAGGAGGGGCCACGAAAAGGCCGTTTTAGCTCGGCTGTGGGGCAATTTCGACTCAAG GTACATGAAACCCCTGCTAACCCACTCGCGTCCAACATTGCTCGAGACGCTACCCGTTTGCTTGAGCCCGCTGGCTCGTCTGCTTACCACCACCGAACAACTAACACAG GACGGGCCAACGCGTCGCTCGGACTCCGATTCCGATCTGTgcatcgacgacgacgatcgtGCGTCGCGCGGCGGTCCCGCCGACGGTACCGGCCGAAGGAATTCAATCAATCGC CTAGAAATCATGGACGACAGTGATCATGGGACGTTCCGTGTCTCTTCCTCTAGCAACATTGCTAACCGCATCATACAGCAGGGAAGAAGAGCTAGTGGaaaaatattccatttttAA